GCTTGGTGACAGCTTTTGGCAGAACGGACTCTTTATAAGCTGCATCTTGTGCGTCAAACAAATCCCATGCGGGTAGTGAGACAACACGGACTTTCTTGCCTTCAGCTTTGAGTTTTTCGGCTGCGGTGACGGCGAGGCTCAATTCGGAACCAGTGCCAATTAGGATGATATCAGGCGTACCTTCGCTATCTACCACAATGTATCCACCCTTAGCCACTTCCTCAACTGATGTACCTGCTAAATTGGGGACATTTTGACGAGTGAACGCCAATAGGGTAGGAGCGTTTTGGCTTGCCCTTTCAATTGCTATTTTGTAAGCCCCAGAGCTTTCGTTTCCGTCTGCGGGACGAATCACTGTCAGGTTAGGAATAGCACGCAGGGAAGCGATGGTTTCAATTGGTTGGTGTGTGGGGCCGTCTTCACCTTGTCCAATTGAGTCGTGGGTTGTTACCCAAATCACGCCAGCGCGGGAGAGGGCAGATAAGCGGATGGCAGCACGCTGGTAGTCGGTGAAGATTAAAAAGGTAGCTGCATAGGGAATCAATCCCGAACCATGTAGCGCTATGCCATTAGCGATCGCGCCCATACCATGTTCCCGGACACCAAAGTGGATGTTGCGGTTTTGGTATTCTCCTTTTTGGAAGTCACCGATACCTTTGAGTTCGGTCAGGTTGGAGTGGGTTAAGTCAGCCGATCCACCAATTAGCCCAGGGACAACAGCCGCTAGTTTGTTCAGAGAAATTTCTGAGTGCTTACGGGTGGGCAACCCCTTGTCTTCGGGAGTGTAGGTTGGTAGTACTTTATCCCAACCGTCGGCTAGTTTGCCACTAATGTAATTTTCAAATTCAGCTGCTTCTTGGGCATACTTGGCTTTGTAGTCGGCGTATGTTTTATTCCACTCAGTTTCGTAATTAGCACCGCGCTCAACTGCTTTGCGGAAGTGATTCAGGGCTGCTTCTGGAACTTCAAAAGGCTCGTATTCCCAACCCAAATTTTTCCGAGTTAAGGCAACTTCGTCTGTACCAAGGGCTGCACCGTGAACCCCAGCAGTGTTTGCTTTGTTAGGTGAACCGAAACCGATGGTAGTTGTCACCTTAATCAAAGTTGGCTTATCAGTGACAGCTTTTGCTTCGGCGATCGCTTTTTCAATTCCAGCTAAATCGGTATTGCCATCTTTGACATGGAGGACGTGCCAGCCATAAGCTTCAAAGCGCTTGGAAACATCTTCGGTGAATGCTACATCTGTAGAACCATCGATCGAGATGTGGTTGTCGTCGTACAAAGCAATTAGTTTACCTAATCCCAAGTGTCCCGCAAAAGAAGCAGCTTCACCAGAAACGCCTTCCATGTTACAACCATCACCCACGATTACGTAAGTGTAGTGGTCAACAATTTTAGCATCGGGTTTGTTGAACTTAGCAGCCAAATGAGCTTCGGCGATCGCTAAACCGACTGCATTGGCAATTCCCTGACCCAAGGGGCCAGTTGTGACTTCCACACCTTCTGTTTCAAAGTTTTCTGGGTGTCCGGGAGTTCTAGAACCCCATTGACGGAATTGCTTAATATCTTCAATGTTTACACTGTCGTAGCCTGTCAAGTAGAGCAGGGCGTACTGCAACATTGAGCCATGACCGGCAGACAAGACAAAGCGATCGCGGTTAAACCACTTGGGATTCTTGGGGTTAAACTTCAAAAAGCGATCCCAAAGTACAAAAGCCATCGGAGCCGCGCCCATTGGTAGTCCTGGGTGTCCCGATTTTGCTTTTTCTACGGCATCAATAGCCAAGAAGCGGATCGAGTTAATAGCCAGTTCTTCGACGGACAATTCTTTGAGGGATTGGGTTGCAACAGTCATAATCTCTTGTTTTTAGCGACGGGTTAGCACTCTTCGTAGATTCTTTTGCTGGGGTAATTTTAGATTCCCCACAGTATCTTCATCATCCCACTCCCGCTTGTGGATGGACAAGCGGGATCTCCTGAGTTTGTGGTGATAAATCAAGCTGATAATTGGGTCATGCTGAACGCTTACTTTATATCTGAATGTTCTGATACTTTGGGCATTGGGCATTGGAAAGAGGCAGAGGGGCAGGGTGCGGGGGGCAGAGGGGAAAACTCTCCTCCCTTGCTTCTTCCCCTGCCTCCTGCCTCCTGACTTCTTTTAAACGTATTTTTTAAAAGCCAATGTGACATTATGACCGCCAAATCCGAAAGAATTAGATATTGCTACCTCAACTTTTTGAGCGCGGCTAGAGTGAGGCACATAATCTAAGTCACACTCTGGATCGGGATTTTCTAGATTGATTGTTGGGGGAATTTGGTCATTAGCGATCGCTAGTACTGTTGCTACTGCTTCAATTCCGCCAGAACCGCCTAATAAATGACCTGTCATCGATTTAGTGGAGCTAATTGCCACCTTATAAGCATGTTCTCCCAAGGCTTTTTTGATTGCTGAGGTTTCAGTTGAATCATTAGCTGGGGTGCTAGTGCCGTGGGCGTTAATATAGCTGATCTGTTCGGGAGTTATGTCGGCATCCTTGAGGGCTAGTTCGATGGCTCTAGCGGCTCCGAGTCCACCAGGTACAGGGGAGGTGATATGGTAGGCGTCACAGGTCATACCATAGCCGATCATTTCAGCATAAATGTGAGCGCCGCGACTGATGGCATGTTGCAGTTCTTCTAGAATTAAAATTCCTGAACCTTCACCTAAGACAAATCCGTTGCGATCGCGGTCAAAGGGACGGCAAGCATGGGCTGGATCATCATTGCTAAAAGAGAGTGCCTTGCAGGCGGCGAACCCAGCTATCGACAATGGTGTGACAGCTGCCTCTGTTCCCCCGCAAATCATCGCCTGGGCATATCCCCCTTGAATTAAGCGAAAAGCGTCTCCAATGGCGTTGGAACCAGCAGCACAAGCTGTTACGGGGCATGAGTTTGGCCCTTTCGCACCCGTGTGAATTGCCGTTAATCCTGCGGCCATATTGGCGATCATCATCGGGATCATGAATGGACTACAGCGATCGGGGCCACGGTTGAGGTAGATAGTTTGCTGGTCTTCTAATACCTTAATGCCACCAACGCCAGAACCGATCATGACACCGACCTGTTCTGCATTCAGGTCATTGATCACTAACTCCGCGTTAGATAGAGCCTGTTGTGCTGCCGCAACCCCAAACTGGGAAAACCGATCCATGCGCTTGGCTTCTTTACGCTCCAAGTAATCATGCGGATCGAAGTTTTTCACCTCACCAGCAATTCGGCAATCATGGCGAGACGCATCAAATAATGTGATGTAGTCAATGCCATTGCGTCCACTTAATAATCCATCCCAATATTCTGTTGCTGTGTTACCTATAGGTGTAATCGCGCCAACACCAGTTACAACAACGCGTTTACGTGTATGATCTGTCATGATTCAGTTAAAAATGGCGAAAAAGCAGCAGGTAAAAAATTCGAGGCTAGCGACTAGGTACTGGTAAGCCAGCGCGGTCTTAAAGGTTTCCTTTATGAACGACTGGCGTCGGATTTCCAGACTTAGAGCGACTGGCATTAGCTACGTTAAGAGCGTTATCCAAAGGTGACTAAGTACGGGGAAAAATCTTCCCTATCCCCAATCCCTAATCCCCAATCCCCAATTAAGCTGATGCGGTAACTTTGTTATTGATGTAATCTACTGCGTCTTGAACCGATGTAATCTGCTCGGCAGCTTCGTCGGGAATTTCGATTTCAAATTCTTCTTCCAAGGCCATCACCAACTCAACAATATCCAGGGAATCTGCTCCCAGGTCTTCCATGAACTTGGCTTGTGGTGTGACTTTATCAGGGGGTTCAACACTCAATTGTTCAACGACGATTTTCTTGACCTTATCAAAAAGTTCCACTTGGCTCATAAATAAAAGTCCTTAACCACTTGCTACGATCTACTCTTTAGAGGAGATATTGTTTTTAGCATATACATCTTATCGTCAAGCGCGATCGCCCGTATACTGTCAAGAGTTTTTCTGTCAGAAAACCTCTGCCATTCCTAAAATAAACGGGGTCAGCTTTCTGGAAAAATTTGGCAGTGGAGCAGGCTACGCTATCGCCGATACTGTGTAAATACTTTGTTTTTCCAATTATTGCTAAAATTTTTTACAATGTCTCGATCAGTATTTACAGCCTTGATAGCAATCAGAATATGGCGATGCTACAGCTTTTAACCTGGACGGTTAAAGGGTTGCTAAACGTCAAACATCAGAATTTTAGTGCTAACAAGGGATGATAAAACAGTTATTGTTTAGAGCGATCGCTCTAACCCAAGCATACTTCTATGGTATCTCAGACACTCAAATACGCTTACTTCCCTGGTTGTGTTGCCCAAGGGGCCTGTCGGGAACTTTACCAGTCAACTCAAGCGCTTACCCAAGCACTAGGTATTGAACTGGTTGAACTTAAAAAAGCTGCTTGCTGCGGTTCCGGCACATTTAAAGAAGATTCCCAACTACTAGAAGATACAGTCAACGCCAGAAATATCGCTTTAGCAGAAGAATTAAATCTGCCCTTACTTACCCATTGCAGCACTTGTCAAGGTGTCATTGGTCATGTAAATGAACACCTCAAAGAATGTCAGACAACCAACCCTGTCTACATTGAACAGGTTAATGGCTTGCTGCATAAAGAAGGCTGTTCGCCTTATCGCGGTAGTACTGACGTTAAACATCTTCTTTACGCCTTAGTAACAGATTACGGTTTAGAGGAAATTACCAAACGAGTCACTCAGAAGTTAAGTGGATTAAAATGTGCGGCTTTTTATGGCTGTTATCTCCTCCGCGCCCAAAAATCTATGCCTTATGATGACCCCTTCCAACCAGAAGCAATGGAAAATGTATTTCGGGCGGTGGGTGCAACACCAATTTATTACCGAGGTCGCACACAATGTTGTGGTTGGCCGCTTTCTAGTTATGCCACTACCCAATCTTTCAAAATGGCGGGGATGCATATTCAGGATGCTTTAACATCTGGTGCTGACTGCATAGTTACGCCTTGTCCTCTGTGCCACTTAAATTTAGATTCCCGTCAGCCAGAGGTAGAAAAGGTGATTGGACAGAAACTAGGTTTACCAGTGTTGCATTTACCCCAGTTGATTGCTTTAGCACTTGGGGTTAGTCCAAAAGAACTGGGTTTAGAACGTCATGTTGTTTCCACAAAGCCAGTGTTGGAAAAATTAGGATTTTAGTTTATTGGTAGTGGCATACGAATAAAACAGGAGTCAGAATACAGAATTCAGGATTCAGAATTCAGAAAACTATACCCATAATGGGATAGAGTTTTCAGGCGAGAATATTTTAATTTTTTTCGCCCACCATTCCACTCGCTTTTAACCAATATTCAGATGCGACTCGACTCGCTCTAAGCGTTGGCGGAGCCTCTCGTAGAGAAGGGTTTACGCTGCGCTATCACCTACTCATACAGAATTAATACTGTTAGCGGTAGCGGGGCGTTTAGCCCATTCTGACTCCTGAGTTCTGAATTCTTCTTATAAAAAGATCCCCAATTTCTTCAAAAAATCGGGGATATGAGCTTTGTGCTTCATGCAAAAGAAAACTGCTGTATCATTTTAATCATTGTTATTTTTGATTTGACGTTGCAATTGTTTTAGCGATTGATAGATATCTGGCAGACGACTATAAATAGCAGATGCTTTGAGATATAGTTTGTGAGGAATGGCTGGAGTTCCAGAGACAATTTCTCCTGGTGGAACATCGTGTAAAATGCCAGTTCGAGCCGAAGCGATCGCACCATCACCCATCTTCGCTTGATTGGCAATTCCCACTTGCCCAGCTAAGATTACCCGATTCCCAAGTTTGACAGCGCCAGCCATACCAGCCTGACCGGCGATCGCACAGCCAGAACCGATTTGGCAACCATGACCTATTTGGACTAAGTTATCAATTACTGTACTGCTACCAATGCGTGTTTCTCCGACGGCTGGGCGGTCAATGGCGGTATTGCAGCCAACTTCGACGCTATCTTCTAGGACTGTATAGCCAGATTGTTGCATTTTGAACCAACCAGTCCGGGTGGGAACAAAACCAAAGCCTTCTGCACCGATGACAGCACCACTGTGAATGACGCAATCTGCACCGATGCGGGTGCGTTCGTGGATGGTACAGTTGGCGTGTAAGATGGTGCGATCGCCGATTTTGGCATCTGGATAAATCACCACATTAGGATGAATTATTGCACCATTACCAATTTCTACCCCTTGTTGAATCACAGCATGGGGGCCAATATAAACATCACTGCCAACTTTGGCGGTAGAGTGAATCACAGCGGTGGGATGAATTTCTGGAAGGGGGCGATATGGTTGGTAAAAAAGAGCGATCGCTTTGGCAAATAACAGTCGCGGATCTGAGGTCGCTATCCAGAGAATACCGCTCTCGTTTGCAAGCTGCTGCAATTTTTCGTCCTGGGGCAAAATTAAAGCAGTAGCATTGGTTTTGCTGATAAAAGACCCAAATTTTGCCCCTTCAACGTAGCTGATAGTACCGTTAGTAGCTTCATCAATGGCTGCTACCCCTGTAATCTCTGGGTCATGGTCTGGGTCGTTAGTCAGGCTATGATGGGTAGCCGTGTCACCAAATTGGCGGAGGATTTCGCTGAACTTCATTGTTGGGTGTATTCAAAATTGATCTACGATAGCAAGATAATTCTCCCTCTTTATGCTCCAGTACAATAATTTTGTAGACGGGTAGCAAAGGACTGACAAATAAAAAAATATTCAATTAACTCTTGTGGGGTGGGCATCATAATAAACTGGGCGCTCATGTTGCCCACCCCACAATATTGGATAATTTATTTCTTGGAGTTCCCCAATCTGACAATCAGACCTTTCCTAGCTTCGCTTCAGGTTGAAATACCTCACCGACATTCTTCTGTCGATGGCTCTCGTTGTAAAGATGAGCCTACTTTTTGGGAATCTTGTCTCAGTAGCGTCTTGAGGCGTTGATTATCTTCAGCAGCGATCGTTTCACCATAGTGATGAAGTTGAAAAAGCTGACAATAACGGTTTTGTTTGGCGCACATCAAGCAGCCGTATGCATGATTACCGTTAGTACCGCATAGTCGATGTCCCATCACTGGGCCCAGAGAAGTATTTTGCTCGCTAGCAACAGTGCTGAGAATTGAGCGCAGTTTTGACTCAAATTCCAATGACAAGTATTGCTTATGTCCTGGTTGTGTACGATCCCATTCTGGAACAATTAATT
This Nostoc sp. C052 DNA region includes the following protein-coding sequences:
- the fabF gene encoding beta-ketoacyl-ACP synthase II; amino-acid sequence: MTDHTRKRVVVTGVGAITPIGNTATEYWDGLLSGRNGIDYITLFDASRHDCRIAGEVKNFDPHDYLERKEAKRMDRFSQFGVAAAQQALSNAELVINDLNAEQVGVMIGSGVGGIKVLEDQQTIYLNRGPDRCSPFMIPMMIANMAAGLTAIHTGAKGPNSCPVTACAAGSNAIGDAFRLIQGGYAQAMICGGTEAAVTPLSIAGFAACKALSFSNDDPAHACRPFDRDRNGFVLGEGSGILILEELQHAISRGAHIYAEMIGYGMTCDAYHITSPVPGGLGAARAIELALKDADITPEQISYINAHGTSTPANDSTETSAIKKALGEHAYKVAISSTKSMTGHLLGGSGGIEAVATVLAIANDQIPPTINLENPDPECDLDYVPHSSRAQKVEVAISNSFGFGGHNVTLAFKKYV
- the acpP gene encoding acyl carrier protein produces the protein MSQVELFDKVKKIVVEQLSVEPPDKVTPQAKFMEDLGADSLDIVELVMALEEEFEIEIPDEAAEQITSVQDAVDYINNKVTASA
- the tkt gene encoding transketolase — encoded protein: MTVATQSLKELSVEELAINSIRFLAIDAVEKAKSGHPGLPMGAAPMAFVLWDRFLKFNPKNPKWFNRDRFVLSAGHGSMLQYALLYLTGYDSVNIEDIKQFRQWGSRTPGHPENFETEGVEVTTGPLGQGIANAVGLAIAEAHLAAKFNKPDAKIVDHYTYVIVGDGCNMEGVSGEAASFAGHLGLGKLIALYDDNHISIDGSTDVAFTEDVSKRFEAYGWHVLHVKDGNTDLAGIEKAIAEAKAVTDKPTLIKVTTTIGFGSPNKANTAGVHGAALGTDEVALTRKNLGWEYEPFEVPEAALNHFRKAVERGANYETEWNKTYADYKAKYAQEAAEFENYISGKLADGWDKVLPTYTPEDKGLPTRKHSEISLNKLAAVVPGLIGGSADLTHSNLTELKGIGDFQKGEYQNRNIHFGVREHGMGAIANGIALHGSGLIPYAATFLIFTDYQRAAIRLSALSRAGVIWVTTHDSIGQGEDGPTHQPIETIASLRAIPNLTVIRPADGNESSGAYKIAIERASQNAPTLLAFTRQNVPNLAGTSVEEVAKGGYIVVDSEGTPDIILIGTGSELSLAVTAAEKLKAEGKKVRVVSLPAWDLFDAQDAAYKESVLPKAVTKRLSVEAASSFGWHKYVGTEGDTVSIDRFGASAPGNVLLEKFGFTVDNVLAKAKALLG
- the lpxD gene encoding UDP-3-O-(3-hydroxymyristoyl)glucosamine N-acyltransferase; protein product: MKFSEILRQFGDTATHHSLTNDPDHDPEITGVAAIDEATNGTISYVEGAKFGSFISKTNATALILPQDEKLQQLANESGILWIATSDPRLLFAKAIALFYQPYRPLPEIHPTAVIHSTAKVGSDVYIGPHAVIQQGVEIGNGAIIHPNVVIYPDAKIGDRTILHANCTIHERTRIGADCVIHSGAVIGAEGFGFVPTRTGWFKMQQSGYTVLEDSVEVGCNTAIDRPAVGETRIGSSTVIDNLVQIGHGCQIGSGCAIAGQAGMAGAVKLGNRVILAGQVGIANQAKMGDGAIASARTGILHDVPPGEIVSGTPAIPHKLYLKASAIYSRLPDIYQSLKQLQRQIKNNND
- a CDS encoding CoB--CoM heterodisulfide reductase iron-sulfur subunit B family protein, which encodes MVSQTLKYAYFPGCVAQGACRELYQSTQALTQALGIELVELKKAACCGSGTFKEDSQLLEDTVNARNIALAEELNLPLLTHCSTCQGVIGHVNEHLKECQTTNPVYIEQVNGLLHKEGCSPYRGSTDVKHLLYALVTDYGLEEITKRVTQKLSGLKCAAFYGCYLLRAQKSMPYDDPFQPEAMENVFRAVGATPIYYRGRTQCCGWPLSSYATTQSFKMAGMHIQDALTSGADCIVTPCPLCHLNLDSRQPEVEKVIGQKLGLPVLHLPQLIALALGVSPKELGLERHVVSTKPVLEKLGF